A single window of Actinoallomurus bryophytorum DNA harbors:
- a CDS encoding helical backbone metal receptor: MSPPGRVRRVVSLVPSLTEAIATTAPGLLAGATDWCTHPAGLDVVRVRGTKNPDTDRIIALEPDLVVANFEENRPADLEILRAAGIPVWVTVIRTLPEALTGLGAMLAACGLDEPSWLAGARAAWADVLESPPPASRTAVVPIWRRPWMVLGRETFAGDVLARLGVANLYAGDAERYPKVPVERMLHHRPDVVILPDEPYAFGAADGPEAFPDLPVALVSGRHLEWYGPSLTEAREVLTASLAISG, encoded by the coding sequence GTGAGCCCGCCCGGGCGCGTGCGGCGCGTCGTGTCGCTCGTGCCGTCGCTGACCGAGGCGATCGCCACGACCGCGCCGGGGCTCCTGGCCGGTGCCACCGACTGGTGCACGCACCCGGCCGGGCTGGACGTCGTACGGGTGCGGGGCACCAAGAACCCCGACACGGACCGGATCATCGCGCTGGAGCCTGACCTGGTCGTGGCCAACTTCGAGGAGAACCGCCCGGCCGACCTGGAGATCCTGCGCGCGGCCGGGATCCCGGTCTGGGTGACGGTCATCCGCACCCTGCCCGAGGCGCTGACCGGCCTGGGCGCGATGCTGGCCGCGTGCGGCCTTGACGAGCCGTCCTGGCTGGCCGGCGCTCGCGCGGCCTGGGCGGACGTCCTGGAGTCGCCGCCGCCGGCGTCGCGTACGGCGGTCGTCCCGATCTGGCGGCGGCCCTGGATGGTGCTGGGGCGCGAGACCTTCGCCGGCGACGTTCTGGCGCGGCTCGGCGTCGCGAACCTGTACGCCGGCGACGCCGAGCGGTACCCGAAGGTGCCGGTGGAGCGGATGCTCCACCACCGCCCGGACGTGGTCATCCTGCCCGACGAGCCGTACGCGTTCGGCGCCGCCGACGGCCCGGAGGCGTTTCCGGACCTGCCGGTGGCGCTGGTGAGCGGGCGTCACCTGGAGTGGTACGGCCCCTCTCTCACGGAGGCGCGCGAGGTGCTCACCGCGTCACTGGCCATTTCGGGCTAG